The following proteins come from a genomic window of Miscanthus floridulus cultivar M001 chromosome 2, ASM1932011v1, whole genome shotgun sequence:
- the LOC136539093 gene encoding probable glutathione S-transferase BZ2, protein MTAGTMRVLGGEVSPFTARARLALELRGVAYELLDEPLGPKKSDRLLAANPVYGKIPVLLLPDGRAICESAVIVQYVEDVARGSGGAEAGGLLLPDDPYERAMHRFWTVFIDDKFWPALDAVSLAPTKDARVQAVVDTRAALNRLEEAFKDRSNGAAFFSGRDTAPGLLDLALGCFLPALRSCERLHGLSLMDASTTPLLDGWSRRFAAHPAAKRILPDTDKVVQFTRFLQAKFGVHES, encoded by the exons ATGACGGCCGGGACCATGCGTGTGCTGGGCGGGGAGGTCAGCCCGTTCACGGCGCGGGCGCGCCTGGCGCTGGAGCTGCGCGGCGTGGCGTACGAGCTCCTGGACGAGCCGCTCGGGCCCAAGAAAAGCGACAGGCTCCTCGCCGCCAACCCCGTCTACGGCAAGATCCCCGTCCTGCTCCTCCCCGACGGCCGCGCCATATGCGAGTCCGCCGTCATCGTCCAGTACGTCGAGGACGTCGCGCGCGGAAGCGGCGGCGCCGAGGCTGGCGGCCTGCTGCTGCCGGATGACCCCTACGAGCGCGCCATGCACCGCTTCTGGACCGTCTTTATCGACGACAAG TTTTGGCCGGCGCTGGACGCCGTCTCGCTGGCGCCGACCAAGGACGCACGCGTGCAGGCCGTGGTAGACACCCGCGCCGCGCTAAACCGCCTGGAGGAGGCGTTCAAGGACCGCAGCAACGGCGCGGCTTTCTTCTCCGGCCGCGACACGGCGCCGGGCCTCCTGGACCTGGCCCTCGGCTGCTTCCTGCCGGCGCTCAGATCCTGCGAGCGCCTCCACGGCCTTTCCCTCATGGACGCGTCCACGACGCCGCTCCTGGACGGGTGGAGCCGACGCTTCGCCGCGCACCCCGCAGCCAAGCGCATCCTGCCGGACACGGACAAGGTGGTGCAGTTCACGAGGTTCCTCCAGGCAAAGTTCGGGGTCCACGAGTCCTAA